A single Nicotiana tabacum cultivar K326 chromosome 5, ASM71507v2, whole genome shotgun sequence DNA region contains:
- the LOC107786500 gene encoding triacylglycerol lipase SDP1, which translates to MDISNEATIDFFSIGPTTILGRTIAFRVLFCKSISQLRHHLFHFLIYYLYKFKNGLSYYLTPLISWLHPRNPQGILALVTLLAFLLRRYTNVKIKAEMAYRRKFWRNMMRSALTYEEWAHAAKMLDKETPKMNEADLYDVELVRNKLQELRHRRQEGSLRDIIFCMRADLVRNLGNMCNPELHKGRLHVPRLIKDYIDEVSTQLRMVCDSDSEELLLEEKLAFMHETRHAFGRTALLLSGGASLGAFHVGVVKTLVEHKLMPRIIAGSSVGSIMCSIVATRSWPELQSFFEDSWHSLQFFDQLGGIFTIFKRVMTQGAVHEIRQLQVLLRNLTNNLTFQEAYDMTGRVLGITVCSPRKHEPPRCLNYLTSPHVVIWSAVTASCAFPGLFEAQELMAKDRSGDLVPYHPPFHLGPDATSSASSRRWRDGSLEVDLPMMQLKELFNVNHFIVSQANPHIAPLLRIKEFVRAYGGNFAAKLAQLTEMEVKHRCNQVLELGFPLGGLAKLFAQEWEGDVTVVMPATLAQYSKIIQNPSTLELQKAANQGRRCTWEKLSAMKANCGIELALDECVAILNHMRRLKRSAERAAAASHGLASTVRFNASRRIPSWNCIARENSTGSLEDFLADVAASHHQGGSGSGAHVNRNWRTHRNAHDGSDSEPENVDLNSWTRSGGPLMRTTSADKFIDFVQNLEIGSRLNKGLTIDLNNIVPQMAGRDHFSPSPRVTTPDRSSDTEFDQRDFSYKVPASSSSIMVGEGDLLQPERTNSGIVFNVVRKGDLTPSNRSLDSENNSSVQDAVAECVQLESPEKEMDISSVSEDGENDVGQGSRVNEVDCSENRSSIGDGNDKQVIDT; encoded by the exons ATGGATATAAGTAATGAGGCTACTATTGACTTCTTTTCAATTGGACCTACTACGATATTGGGTCGAACAATCGCCTTTAGAGTGTTGTTCTGCAAATCAATTTCACAGTTGAGGCATCACCTGTTTCATTTCTTGATATATTACTTGTACAAGTTCAAGAATGGTTTGTCATACTACTTGACACCCTTAATTTCGTGGTTGCACCCTCGTAATCCACAAGGGATATTGGCATTGGTGACGCTTCTCGCCTTCTTGTTGAGGCGATACACGAATGTAAAAATCAAGGCTGAGATGGCCTATAGGAGGAAGTTTTGGAGGAATATGATGAGATCTGCATTGACTTATGAGGAGTGGGCTCATGCTGCCAAGATGCTAGATAAAGAGACCCCTAAAATGAATGAGGCAGATCTTTATGATGTAGAATTAGTTCGAAATAAACTCCAAGAGCTTCGACATCGTAGGCAAGAGGGTTCTCTGAGGGATATCATATTCTGTATGAGAGCTGACCTTGTTAGGAATCTTGGTAATATGTGCAATCCAGAACTTCACAAGGGAAGGCTTCATGTGCCTAGACTGATTAAGGATTATATTGATGAGGTTTCAACTCAGTTGAGAATGGTATGCGACTCTGATTCGGAGGAGCTTCTCTTGGAAGAGAAACTTGCTTTCATGCATGAAACAAGACATGCCTTTGGTAGGACAGCTTTGCTTTTAAGTGGAGGTGCTTCTTTAGGAGCTTTCCATGTGGGCGTGGTGAAAACACTTGTAGAACACAAGCTGATGCCACGGATAATTGCTGGTTCAAGTGTCGGCTCGATTATGTGCTCCATAGTTGCAACTCGATCTTGGCCTGAGCTCCAGAGTTTTTTCGAGGACTCCTGGCACTCTTTGCAATTTTTCGATCAGTTGGGTGGGATTTTTACTATTTTCAAGAGGGTCATGACCCAGGGTGCTGTACATGAAATCAGACAGCTGCAGGTGCTGTTACGTAATCTCACGAATAATCTTACTTTCCAAGAAGCCTATGACATGACTGGTAGAGTTCTGGGGATTACTGTTTGCTCGCCTAGGAAACATGAACCTCCTAGATGCTTGAACTACTTGACTTCACCTCATGTTGTTATATGGAGTGCTGTTACCGCTTCTTGTGCCTTTCCTGGTCTCTTCGAAGCTCAAGAACTTATGGCAAAGGATAGAAGTGGAGATCTTGTTCCATATCACCCACCATTTCATTTGGGTCCTGATGCCACTTCTAGTGCATCTTCTCGTCGTTGGAGGGATGGTAGCTTGGAGGTTGATTTGCCAATGATGCAGCTAAAGGAGCTCTTCAATGTCAATCACTTCATTGTGAGCCAGGCGAATCCGCACATCGCTCCACTGCTGAGGATCAAAGAGTTTGTAAGAGCTTATGGAGGCAACTTTGCTGCCAAG CTTGCTCAACTTACGGAAATGGAGGTGAAGCATAGATGCAATCAGGTATTAGAACTTGGTTTTCCCTTGGGAGGATTGGCAAAGCTTTTTGCTCAAGAATGGGAGGGTGACGTAACAGTTGTAATGCCTGCCACTCTAGCTCAG TACTCAAAAATCATACAGAATCCCTCTACTCTGGAGCTGCAAAAGGCAGCAAATCAAGGAAGAAGGTGCACTTGGGAAAAACTCTCAGCCATGAAAGCAAACTGTGGAATTGAGCTTGCACTTGATGAATGTGTTGCTATACTGAACCACATGCGTAGACTGAAAAGGAGTGCTGAGAGAGCGGCTGCTGCTTCACATGGCTTGGCAAGCACTGTCAGATTTAACGCTTCCAGAAGAATTCCTTCTTGGAACTGCATTGCACGAGAGAATTCAACAGGCTCCCTTGAAGATTTTCTTGCGGATGTTGCTGCTTCACATCATCAAGGAGGCAGTGGTTCGGGGGCGCATGTTAACCGTAATTGGCGAACACACCGGAATGCACATGATGGTAGTGACAGTGAGCCGGAAAATGTGGACCTTAATTCTTGGACAAGATCGGGTGGTCCTTTGATGAGGACAACATCAGCTGATAAGTTTATTGACTTTGTCCAGAACTTGGAAATTGGTTCGCGATTGAACAAAGGATTGACTATTGACCTCAACAATATTGTTCCTCAGATGGCAGGCAGGGACCATTTCTCCCCGAGCCCAAGGGTAACAACACCTGATAGAAGTTCAGATACAGAATTTGATCAAAGAGATTTTAGTTATAAGGTCCCTGCGAGTAGTTCAAGCATTATGGTAGGTGAAGGTGACCTTCTGCAGCCTGAAAGGACTAACAGCGGTATTGTCTTCAATGTGGTAAGGAAAGGAGACTTGACCCCATCGAACAGAAGCCTTGATTCAGAAAATAATAGTTCCGTGCAGGACGCAGTTGCTGAGTGCGTGCAACTTGAAAGTCCAGAAAAGGAGATGGATATTAGCTCAGTATCCGAGGATGGTGAGAATGATGTTGGGCAAGGAAGTAGGGTCAATGAAGTTGATTGTAGTGAAAATCGTTCATCAATCGGTGATGGCAACGATAAGCAAGTTATTGATACTTGA